One Lutra lutra chromosome 18, mLutLut1.2, whole genome shotgun sequence genomic window carries:
- the LOC125090287 gene encoding LOW QUALITY PROTEIN: RNA-binding motif, single-stranded-interacting protein 1-like (The sequence of the model RefSeq protein was modified relative to this genomic sequence to represent the inferred CDS: substituted 1 base at 1 genomic stop codon) yields the protein MIFPSSSGNPGGSSNRRTPSRKQQSLVPAHPRAPPSPSTTSSNNDSSSSSNSGWDQLSKTNLCIRGLPPNSTDQDLVKLCQPYGKIVSTQAILDKTTNKCKGYGFVDFDSPAAAQKAVSALKASGVQAQMAKQQEQDPTNLYISNLPLSMDEQELENMLKPFGQVISTRILRDSSGTSXGVGFAGMESTEKCEAVIGHFNGKFIKTPPGVSAPTEPLLCKFADRGQKKRQNPNKYIPNGRPWHPGGEAGMTLTYDPTTAALQNGFYPSPYSIATNRMITQTSLTSYIASPVSAYQVQSPSWMQPQPYILQHPGAVLTPWMEHTMSLQPASMISPLAQQMSHLSLGSTGTYMPATSAVQGAYLPQYTHVQTRAFPVEEAGGQQQVAVETSNDHSPYSFQPSK from the exons ATGATCTTCCCCAGCAGCAGCGGCAACCCCGGGGGCAGCAGCAACCGCAGGACGCCCTCTCGCAAGCAGCAGTCTCTGGTCCCAGCGCACCCcagggcccctcccagccccagcaccaCCAGCAGTAATAACgacagcagcagcagtagcaacTCAGGATGGGACCAGCTGAGCAAAACGAACCTCTGTATCCGAGGGCTGCCTCCCAACAGCACAGACCAGGACCTGGTGAAGCTGTGTCAGCCATATGGGAAGATCGTCTCCACGCAGGCAATTTTGGATAAGACAACAAACAAATGCAAAGGTTATGGTTTTGTCGACTTTGACAGTCCTGCAGCAGCCCAGAAAGCTGTGTCTGCCTTGAAGGCTAGTGGGGTTCAAGCTCAAATGGCAAAGCAACAGGAACAAGATCCTACTAACCTGTACATTTCTAATCTGCCACTGTCCATGGATGAGCAAGAACTTGAAAATATGCTCAAACCATTTGGACAGGTTATTTCTACAAGGATACTGCGGGATTCCAGTGGCACCAGTTGAGGTGTTGGCTTTGCTGGGATGGAATCAACAGAGAAGTGTGAAGCCGTCATTGgtcattttaatggaaaattcatTAAGACACCACCTGGAGTTTCTGCTCCTACAGAACCTTTGTTGTGTAAGTTTGCGGACAGAGGACAGAAGAAGAGGCAGAACCCAAACAAATACATCCCTAATGGAAGACCATGGCATCCAGGAGGAGAGGCTGGAATGACACTTACTTATGACCCAACCACAGCTGCTCTACAGAACGGATTTTATCCTTCACCATACAGTATTGCTACAAACCGAATGATCACTCAAACTTCTCTTACATCCTATATTGCATCTCCTGTATCTGCCTACCAg GTGCAAAGTCCTTCTTGGATGCAACCTCAACCCTATATCCTACAGCACCCCGGGGCTGTGTTAACTCCCTGGATGGAGCACACCATGTCACTACAGCCCGCGTCTATGATCAGCCCTCTGGCCCAGCAGATGAGTCATCTGTCACTAGGCAGCACCGGAACATACATGCCTGCGACATCCGCTGTGCAAGGGGCTTATTTGCCACAGTACACACACGTGCAGACCAGAGCCTTTCCCGTTGAGGAAGCAGGTGGACAGCAGCAGGTGGCTGTCGAGACGTCTAATGACCATTCACCATATTCCTTTCAACCTAGTAAGTAA